The genomic stretch ACAGTGCATACGGCCAGCTGTACAGTTATAGGTGGTATAATACTGTCACACCCTTAGCTAGCAGTTTAGCACACAATAtctctataaaaaaaatagatattgaGTATCACTATATACAACTGAAGCACCATCTAGTTTGTGGACAGAACTAAAAGACTACCAAATAGCTAAACAAAACAATTCAATTATACTTTAAAACTTCAGCATGACTCAGAGTATTGTTAGAAAACCATACTGCAGTATCCTTTATTGCaatatttctagaaataaaGTCAGCAACTACTTAATGATTTTGAGCTGCCAAAGTCACTCTTGAACGTGCAGATACTGGCTACTTACCAAGAGCACATCAAAGATGCAGTGGCATCTCCCTTGGTTAAAATGGGTTAGCAGAACTGTCTTTGCAGAGGGTTCTTGAACAGCTCATATCCATCCTTACATTGCCAACCATTTCAAAACCTTATCTAATtaagtttcttttcagttgtcCTCATTAGTGAGTGGACACAGTATGGAACCAAGGCAACTACAGTCAGAGGCATAGCTGCACTCTTACAAAAAGAGAGAATGTAGAACAAACACTCAGTATGAGTAGGTATCTTAACAACATTATACAGCTGCAGCGTTGCTAATGAAGCAGCTATACACAATATGCGGAAACTTATCTTACAGCTATTTTTACCTTTACAGCTTGTGATGaacatttcagaattaataCCAAGACCTAAGCCAAAGAGTGCACCTAAATTCCTCACCAGTCCAGCAAATGGAGTAGTGTCAATGTTTATCCAGTCTGGATTGGCACACCACTTCTTGGCCTTTGGAACAGACCATAGCAAGTCAATATCAAGAAGCTTGAGAACTAGATAAAACCCAAGGgcaaagatgaaaagaaacaagtttgTCTTGATGTACATTCTCAGGCTTGCTGTCTGAATAGCAGGGGCATGCTCAAATGCTTCTGCCACAAGGATGCCTGTGGATTAGAAAGTCAGCGTTACAGGGAATAACACACATGTTGAAGAAGCACTTTTTACACTGCCCCTGTAGAATTTGACttttgaagacaaaatatacatatatgcaaatatatatatatttaccagTCCTGtggtacacacacacaaaaaaaatcacactcaTACCTgataatttgaaaaagaaaaaacattaaatgccaaatactgcattttttttttaaatctgagaCATGCGTTAGGCTTGACTGTATCTCCCAGATGACAACCTATCAAATATGGGATGTAAACTAGAACATTCCCATCTAGAAGAGTCCTCCACTCAAAGGCTGGCCTCAGTAATACAACTTTCAATACCAGTTCCCACACAGGCTTCGAGCATTGAAGGAAAAGCCACGTAATGCAACTATGCTCTTCCGTATTCATTTTATCCTGGTTGTGAAAAGGGACAGCTGGACTGCAAGCTGCTACCAATGCTGCACAGCCTTCTCTGCATGTGTTAAAGAGAATGGGAGCAGGCAGCCCCTACTCCTTGCTCTGGTCACCCTCCTCCAGATCTGAGAGATACTAGAGAAACTGTTCATCATTTGAACATGCTAGATACCAATTTGAAACATACAAataactcaaaaataaaacaaagaaagaaaaacaaacaccacccCCACATACTTAATCTTCCTAAATCCCCCTGGGGAGTTTGTACTGCTGACTTACCTTTGTGTCAGTTTTGCCCCAGATCTCTGGCCCAACATCTGGCCACACTGCATACATACTGGTTTGCCCCAGATCCCACTTGAAATGAACAGCACCAAACAGATTCCTCCTGAGAGGAAAGTAGAGCCATATAGGAACCACTTCCTCCCTGCTACCTTCCACCCAGGCAGCACAGATAAAGATCAGATGTAGCCAGTACAAAAACTATAGTGCTAGGCTGTATTAGTATACACTGTATACTGCATTGCCTGTGGCGATAATGCCGTCGGAGTTGGCCGTCATCTAAAGCAGGGCTCACTTCCTGGGTGAGTCACAGACATCAGATCCGTACTGCCTTGCAGGTACAGAAGGCAATTACAAGACAGACTGTCAGCAAACCTTAATCTTCCAGAGTGTAGAGCACCACTGCAGCTGCAAGTTGAAAAGCACTACTGAAAATCTCTTTAACTTATTGTACTTCAGGATGTTTGGATTTTgcatatataattaaaaaaaaatagtaaaattagCAACATTACCAGCAAATACTCCAAGAATAACTTGATGAGGAAAATGTGTTGCTATAAATACTCTTGAGATGCACACACTGATCTGGATAATCCAAAAAATACTCCAGAGTAATGACCTCGTcagtctgaaaggaaaaaggaagatgcttaaaaattaagatatttCACACAGTAATTTACAACAGGCCCGGTTGTATTGGGCTCATATTTTTCCCAAGCAGAGGTTTACAAGTGGAAAAGTTTAGAATCATAGGATCAAAGAATAAAGTCAGTACTAAAATACTAGCAAGAGAGGTTGTTCTTGCAGCTACATCCAGTGATGAAAGGCATCAGTGGCAAGTTAAATTAGCACTAGTACCTTGAACATATTTAGCATCA from Oxyura jamaicensis isolate SHBP4307 breed ruddy duck chromosome 7, BPBGC_Ojam_1.0, whole genome shotgun sequence encodes the following:
- the G6PC2 gene encoding glucose-6-phosphatase 2 yields the protein MDLLHSNGVLIIQYLQRDYRAYQDFLNFMSHVGDPRNIFSIYFPLWFQLNQVVGTKMIWVAVIGDWFNLIFKWILFGHRPYWWVHETVIYPNQSSPCLEQFPITCETGPGSPSGHAMGSSCVWYVMVTAALSYTVRWKDKSAGTLHRLTRSLLWSIFWIIQISVCISRVFIATHFPHQVILGVFAGILVAEAFEHAPAIQTASLRMYIKTNLFLFIFALGFYLVLKLLDIDLLWSVPKAKKWCANPDWINIDTTPFAGLVRNLGALFGLGLGINSEMFITSCKGKNSCKISFRILCIAASLATLQLYNVVKIPTHTECLFYILSFCKSAAMPLTVVALVPYCVHSLMRTTEKKLN